GCTTTCAAGGGCCAGCAGCGAAATCTGGCGATCACCGGGGCCGGCGTGAGCATCCCCCTCGATTCCGTGATCTTCGAGCAGACGGGCCTGTCCAACGTCCCGCTTTTTCATCCCTTTACTCATGCTGACGCAAACGGCAACAACCCGACCTGTTACCGACATGGCCTAACCACCCTTCTTCTCTTTGACCATGACCATGCGCCGGGCATTATTGACGATAGCGGCAGGCAGGTCCTTACTCTTGGCAATAGCCTTGATATCCTTATCGTTGAAAACGCTCATCAGGCGCAATGCCTTGTTCAGAGGAGTCCGTGGATGCATTGCCAATGCTTTTTTCATTTCGTAGGATTTAAGCCAATCCTTATTCAATAAAATAATCCGAATCAATTCATCACTGGTTGTTTTCTGCTTCGCCAGGGCCAGAACTTCACCATCGGTAATTCTCGGGTTATTCAGTGCTGCCGACGAAACCAGTTTATTTGGGTCCCGCAGAAAAATGGTGCGCCATTCCTTGTCACCGGTCAGCGCCATCTTTATTTTTTCCGAGACACCCAGTTCGAGCGCCTGTTGATACTTGGAGAGCCGCTCTTCCTCGACCTCTTCAATTTCGCCTGGGGTTTCGGTATCGGCTTTATCGGCTTGCACAGTTGTTTCGTCTGGGACAAGCGCCTCCGGCTCCTCGTCAATCAGGGCCGGAGCCTCTTCTTCGACCCAGCCGAACCGGAACTTGAGGGCCTTGTCAGCGTGGGGATTTTTCAGGATCGCATCAACAATTTTAGGTTCTTCAGAGATTCTCCGGGCATTGTTCGCGATCATCGACAACATCGGCTCGCGACAGCGCGCCGCACAGAACACAAGCGTCTCGTTTGCCATTGCCGGATTCTGCAGTAGCGCTTCGAGAATATCGTTGCTCTTGTAACGTTCACGCGTAATAAAATGAAGCAGATGCGGATGGGTTGAGCTGTTTGAAACAACCGGCCCGAGAACCGAGACCGGAAGCTCTTTAAGGGTTGCAACGGCGAGGCTCTTCAATTCGGAGTCCTTGCCGTTGGCAAAAAAGAACAGCACGGTGACCAGATCATTAGCAGCAAGCGGCAAAGCTCCCTTTGCTGCCGACATCTGCATATCGCGGGGAGCTTCCTTGCCAACAATACGCGCGGCCTGGGCTGAGACCTTGACCCGCACGGTGGTAGAACTACTGCTCATAATCAATCCTGCAGAAAAAAGAGTTACCGATTCTTGTAAAGTTGTGCTTCAACGCCCCTGGTCGCGACCTGCCGTGCAGCAGCCGTCGCCTCATCAGCGTTGGCAAAGGAACCGAATGTCACTCGTTGCAGGGTTTTCGTCACTTCAACCGGCTCTTCGGTAACCGTAATTCCATTCCGGTAGAGCTTATCGGCAAAACGGCGAGCCTGGTCGAGAACCAGGTACGACCCGACATACACCGTTTCCATATTGCCCTTACGGATGCTGAACACATCCGAAGCGTGGCGGCGCACCTCTGCCATTTTGCTTGCGGCCATCGATTCGGTAAAAGTTCCAAGCTTGAGACGGGTCATTTTCACCTTCCGCTTCACCGGTGTCAACTCCGGTTCATAGCCGAGGGCCCTGATTTTTTTACTCACACTCCTGACACTTGATTCGAGCAGGAAGGTTCCGGCCGTCAGACTGTAAGCCCCGCCGACTGAAGCAACTTTCGGCTTCGGCATATCCGGTTTCTGAAAAACCTTCTCATGTGCTGGTGGGACCTTGGCCGGTTCTTCTTTGGCCTGATCCTTGGATGGCACGTCCTGCTGGGCCGTCTCAACCGGCTTGGCCACAGGTTTTTTCTCGGATTTGACCGGCTCCTTGACAGCGACCTCCGCCGGTGCCGGTTCCGCTGCCGATTCAGCTTTGGCCGGTTTCTTCACCGGTATCGCAGCCGGCTGCTTGATCGGCTTGGGCGGCAATGAGACCGCTTTCTTCTTGAGCTTGACCACCTCTTTCGATGGTGCCGCCGGACCATCATCGACAGGCATCATCAGGTAATAATAGGCGCCGCCGGCAATAGCGACCAGCAGAAGCAGCAAAACCAGCAGACGACTGCGGGAACCGCCCCGGCCTTTTTTCTTCGGCTCTTCCTCTTCATACCACTCCTCGGAATCGCTATCCTGTTCATCAAATGTGAAATCATCCTGGTCAGCCATAGATCACCATTTCTTATAGTTTTGATTAAATTTATTCTTCCTTGTTCAATTCGGCAAGAATTTTATCAACCATGTGCGCTGGAACTTCAGCATAATGATAGAATCCCATCGTAAACATGCCGCGGTCAGACGTCATTGACCTGAGTTCGGGTGCATATTTCAAAACCTCGGACATCGGGACCTTGACATTAACCACCTGAGTCGCCCCCTGAGGGTCCATGCCGAGGACTTTCCCCCGACGTGAATTCATATCACCGATAACATCGCCGACACATTCATCCGGTACCGTTATCTCCATATGCATAACCGGCTCAAGCAATACCGGCGAAGCCTGCTCCATGGCCCGCTTGAAACCCATTGATCCGGCAATTTTGAATGCCATCTCGTTTGAGTCAACAGCATGATGTTGGCCATCGTAAAGGGTGACCCGAACATCCTGAACCGGGAAGCCGGCGAGGATACCCTTCTGCATCGACTCCTGGATCCCTTTATCAACAGCAGGAATAAACTGTCGCGGAACAACACCACCGACAATCTTGTCAACAAACTCGTAACCTTCGCCACGCGGCAACGGCTCTATCTCGAGATGGACATCGGCAAATTGCCCCTTGCCGCCTGACTGCTTCTTGTGGCGGTAGTGTTGCTGGACCTTTTTACGGAGCGCTTCACGGTAGGGGACTTTCGGCTCATTAAGGATGACCTCAACCCCGAATTTCTGCTTGAGCTTGGCAATAGTGACCTCGACATGGACCTGCCCCATACCGGAGATGATCATTTCCTTGGTCTCTTCGTCACGGACAACCTTGATGCAGGGGTCCTCTTCCATCAGCCGCTTCAATGAGCTGTGGATTTTGTCTTCATCGCCCTTGCTCTTTGCTTCAAGAGCAAAGGAAATTACCGGCTCAGGGTTCGGCGGGGCTTCAAAAACAACCGGCTTGCCGGAATCGCAGAGGGTATCACCCGTGACCGTCTCTTTCAGCTTGGCAACGGCGACAACATCACCGACACTCGCCTCACTGACCGGCTTCTGCTTTTTCCCTTCAAGCTTGAGAATCTGGCCAAACTTCTCATTGGTTTCCTTGTTGGCGTTATAAAAGCTGTCGCCTTTGAGGGTCCCTGATACAACGCGGAAAACGGTCAGTTTGCCGGTGTAGGGATCGGCGATGGTTTTGAATACAATCGCTGAAAACGGGTCGTCGGCCACAGGCTTGCGCTCGATTTCTTCGCCGGTCTTCGGATCGGTCCCGATCTTGACCGCCCGCTCGGCTGGCGACGGAAGACAGGAAATGATCGTATCGAGCAGCAAGTGGGTGCCGCAGTTGGCGGTTGCGCTGCCGCAAATAACCGGCGTAAAGATGCCTTCTTTGGTCCCCTGGTGCAGCCCATCAAAGATATCCTCATCAGTGAGGCTGTCTTCCTCGAGGTACTTCTCCATCAGCTCATCATTGGCCTCAGCCACCGCTTCGACCATCTGGAAACGCATTTCTTGCGCTTCCTCCATGAGATCATCCGGGATTTCAGCTTCCTCGAAGGTACCCTTGCCGTCAAAAGAGAAGAGCCGTGCTTTCATCCGGACCAGGTCGATGATCCCCTTGAAGTTCTCTTCGCTGCCGATCGGCATGCTGAGTACAGCAGCGCGGGTCCCGAGAGTCTCCTCCATTTCGCTGATCGCTTTGGCAAAATCAGCCCGTTCGCGGTCCATCTTGTTGACAAATGCGATCCGTGGCACATGAAACTCTTCGGCCCATTTCCAGATCATGCTCGACTGGGCCTTGACACCTTCGACCGCCGAGACAACCAGAACCATACCACCCATCGCCGCCATGCAAAGACGGGTATCATGCAGAAAATTCGTATATCCGGGGGTATCGATCAGGGTAATGCCGTGATTCTTCCACTCAGCATGGTGCAGGCTGGAGCTGATCGTAATCTTGCGTTTGCTTTCTTCTTCATCATAGTCGAAGTTCGAATTGCCTTCGTCTACACTGCCGAGACGTTCGGTCATTCCCGAGGAGAACAGAACTGCTTCAGCCAGCGAAGTCTTACCTGCATCGCCCTGGCCGACAAACCCTACATTACGAAGATTAACGGTATCGATCTTTCCCATTG
The DNA window shown above is from Desulfuromonas sp. and carries:
- the fusA gene encoding elongation factor G, with amino-acid sequence MGKIDTVNLRNVGFVGQGDAGKTSLAEAVLFSSGMTERLGSVDEGNSNFDYDEEESKRKITISSSLHHAEWKNHGITLIDTPGYTNFLHDTRLCMAAMGGMVLVVSAVEGVKAQSSMIWKWAEEFHVPRIAFVNKMDRERADFAKAISEMEETLGTRAAVLSMPIGSEENFKGIIDLVRMKARLFSFDGKGTFEEAEIPDDLMEEAQEMRFQMVEAVAEANDELMEKYLEEDSLTDEDIFDGLHQGTKEGIFTPVICGSATANCGTHLLLDTIISCLPSPAERAVKIGTDPKTGEEIERKPVADDPFSAIVFKTIADPYTGKLTVFRVVSGTLKGDSFYNANKETNEKFGQILKLEGKKQKPVSEASVGDVVAVAKLKETVTGDTLCDSGKPVVFEAPPNPEPVISFALEAKSKGDEDKIHSSLKRLMEEDPCIKVVRDEETKEMIISGMGQVHVEVTIAKLKQKFGVEVILNEPKVPYREALRKKVQQHYRHKKQSGGKGQFADVHLEIEPLPRGEGYEFVDKIVGGVVPRQFIPAVDKGIQESMQKGILAGFPVQDVRVTLYDGQHHAVDSNEMAFKIAGSMGFKRAMEQASPVLLEPVMHMEITVPDECVGDVIGDMNSRRGKVLGMDPQGATQVVNVKVPMSEVLKYAPELRSMTSDRGMFTMGFYHYAEVPAHMVDKILAELNKEE